In Caballeronia insecticola, one DNA window encodes the following:
- the bcsD gene encoding cellulose biosynthesis protein BcsD: MAAIFDYLLDSHTSRQWRGLLAALADEFEAQIGRTELRQLMHRVGSRFAAARPLPPCDSTASLADALNALWRDSDWGFVELADERDYLSIVHYCAPLPAFGESALAWTPAFLEGAYQQWLAALGAQGLAIRQASEFGDDAGIEFRLARAA, translated from the coding sequence ATGGCCGCTATTTTCGATTACCTGTTGGACAGCCACACGTCCCGTCAATGGCGCGGGTTGCTGGCCGCGCTCGCCGACGAATTCGAAGCGCAGATCGGGCGCACGGAACTGCGTCAGCTGATGCATCGGGTCGGCAGCCGTTTCGCCGCTGCCCGTCCGTTGCCGCCGTGCGATTCCACGGCGTCACTCGCCGACGCGCTCAACGCGCTGTGGCGCGACAGCGACTGGGGCTTCGTCGAGCTTGCGGACGAGCGCGACTATTTGAGCATCGTGCATTACTGCGCGCCCTTGCCCGCCTTCGGCGAGAGCGCGCTCGCGTGGACCCCGGCGTTTCTCGAAGGCGCCTATCAGCAGTGGCTCGCCGCCCTGGGCGCGCAAGGACTCGCGATCCGGCAGGCGAGTGAGTTCGGCGACGACGCGGGCATCGAATTCAGGCTCGCACGCGCCGCTTGA
- a CDS encoding DUF3331 domain-containing protein produces the protein MDVVRTAPSQKSARAESTFLERLTLDWNRTHAHHADDGLPFPQAIVRVIERPSSATALVYWSDPGFCHYGYQGWRATTATAEGVCSLSGMPIHRGDQVYRPSQRDPKPQNAAAMILAAAMPKNSEEMEVDLHE, from the coding sequence ATGGACGTCGTTCGTACTGCCCCATCCCAGAAGTCCGCGCGTGCTGAAAGCACGTTTCTCGAACGCCTGACGCTCGACTGGAACCGCACGCACGCGCATCACGCCGATGACGGCCTGCCGTTTCCTCAGGCGATCGTCCGGGTGATCGAGCGTCCGAGCAGCGCGACGGCGCTCGTTTACTGGTCCGACCCCGGTTTCTGTCACTACGGTTATCAGGGATGGCGCGCGACGACCGCGACGGCCGAGGGCGTGTGTTCGCTTTCAGGGATGCCGATTCATCGCGGCGATCAGGTGTATCGCCCGTCGCAGCGCGATCCGAAGCCGCAGAACGCAGCCGCGATGATCCTCGCCGCCGCCATGCCGAAGAACAGCGAAGAAATGGAAGTCGATCTGCACGAGTGA
- the bcsB gene encoding cellulose biosynthesis cyclic di-GMP-binding regulatory protein BcsB — MGTGMSKLRVENETGERTPRFCERPLGRALAVWMALQTALAAPLASAATAAATAPAAASGSASAGAQQATGVGAVPAPSPAAVYNPLTIPQPALAMPVPAFSGKPEKPLASRVPTTADPGTLVPGGRRQTLTFADYGALDPLQLRGTDGQNGIAFSVRGDEVVTGAILHLIYSYSPSLLPAISQLKVLINGEVAATLPVPRDQAGMLVARDVAIDPRFITEFNHLNVQLIGHYTQQCEDPSNSTLWATVSNASSLDLTYASIANKPDLAALPQPFFDRRDVRRLELPFVFAGKPSLAELEAAGTVASYFGSLAGYRGAIFPAQSDNVPLSGNAIVFATGDAKIAGVDIPPVSGPTIAVVERDANARGRLLLVLGRDDNDLKTAAKALGVGQNTLSGTSATITQFTDLQPRRPYDAPNWLPTDRPVRFGELAEARDLSAHGYDADAVRVNLRVPPDLFMWQTKGVPIDLGYRYTVRPAPDRSSLNISVNSGFVQSLRIPAVSTSTFDLGQYFSRVLPDKTVAARREIFIPPLLITPRAQLRLHFYYDIPKTGECQGRVLDNVVGAIDPNSTIDLSGFPHYMALPDLAAFANGGFPFTRLADLSQTAVVMPNEPNSADYSLYLLEMGRMGASTGYPVTGVTVTSANDVDRFADKDLLILGSPGRQPLLQRWAKQMPFSGDGDARTFQLSDVAFKLVDWWHGEQGPERAPARADLSLVSSNGDALLTGFESPLKSGRSAVALISAAGQSDADLSAALLDNDLLPSIQGAMAVIHGRTVTVTSNGEAYFVGHLSPMHYMRWALSSHPLLLVLGGLFAALIIAALFYRTLRAIAARRLRD, encoded by the coding sequence ATGGGCACGGGTATGTCGAAGTTGCGCGTTGAAAACGAAACGGGCGAGCGCACGCCGCGTTTTTGCGAAAGACCGCTGGGCCGCGCGCTGGCCGTCTGGATGGCGTTGCAGACGGCGCTCGCCGCGCCGCTCGCGTCGGCGGCGACTGCGGCTGCAACCGCGCCTGCCGCTGCTTCGGGAAGCGCATCCGCCGGCGCGCAGCAGGCCACCGGCGTCGGCGCCGTGCCCGCGCCGAGTCCGGCCGCCGTCTACAACCCGCTCACGATTCCGCAGCCCGCGCTCGCGATGCCCGTACCCGCGTTCTCCGGCAAGCCCGAGAAGCCGCTCGCCTCGCGCGTGCCGACCACGGCCGATCCGGGCACGCTGGTTCCGGGCGGACGCCGCCAGACGCTGACCTTCGCCGATTACGGCGCGCTCGATCCGCTGCAACTGCGCGGCACCGACGGCCAGAACGGCATCGCGTTTTCGGTGCGCGGCGACGAAGTCGTGACCGGCGCGATCCTGCATCTGATCTATAGCTACTCGCCGTCTCTGTTGCCTGCGATCTCGCAGCTCAAAGTGCTCATCAACGGCGAAGTGGCCGCGACGCTGCCCGTGCCGCGCGACCAGGCGGGCATGCTGGTCGCGCGCGACGTGGCCATCGATCCGCGCTTCATCACCGAGTTCAACCACCTCAACGTGCAGTTGATCGGCCACTACACGCAGCAGTGCGAAGATCCGTCGAACTCGACGCTCTGGGCCACCGTCAGCAACGCGAGTTCGCTCGATCTCACGTATGCGTCGATCGCGAACAAGCCCGATCTCGCCGCGCTCCCGCAACCGTTCTTCGACCGCCGCGACGTGCGTCGCCTCGAACTGCCCTTCGTCTTCGCGGGCAAGCCGAGCCTGGCCGAACTGGAAGCGGCGGGCACCGTGGCGTCGTACTTCGGCTCGCTCGCGGGCTATCGCGGCGCCATCTTCCCGGCGCAGAGCGACAACGTGCCGCTCTCGGGCAACGCCATCGTGTTCGCCACCGGCGACGCGAAGATCGCGGGCGTCGACATTCCGCCGGTGTCCGGCCCGACCATCGCAGTCGTCGAACGCGACGCCAACGCGCGCGGCCGCCTTCTGCTCGTGCTCGGCCGCGACGACAACGACCTGAAGACCGCCGCGAAAGCGCTGGGCGTCGGCCAGAACACGTTGAGCGGCACGAGCGCAACCATCACGCAGTTCACCGATCTGCAACCGCGCCGCCCCTACGACGCGCCGAACTGGCTGCCGACCGACCGCCCCGTGCGCTTCGGCGAACTCGCGGAAGCGCGCGACCTGAGCGCCCACGGCTACGATGCCGACGCCGTGCGCGTGAATCTGCGCGTGCCGCCCGACCTCTTCATGTGGCAGACCAAGGGCGTGCCGATCGACCTCGGCTACCGCTACACCGTGCGCCCCGCGCCGGACCGCTCGTCGCTCAACATCAGCGTGAACAGCGGCTTCGTGCAATCGCTGCGGATTCCGGCGGTGTCCACGTCGACCTTCGATCTCGGCCAGTATTTCAGCCGCGTGCTGCCGGACAAGACCGTCGCCGCGCGCCGCGAGATTTTCATTCCGCCGCTGCTCATCACGCCGCGCGCGCAGTTGCGCCTGCATTTCTATTACGACATCCCGAAGACCGGCGAATGTCAGGGACGCGTGCTGGATAACGTCGTCGGCGCGATCGATCCGAATTCGACCATCGATCTCTCCGGCTTTCCGCACTACATGGCGCTGCCCGATCTGGCCGCGTTCGCCAACGGCGGCTTCCCGTTCACGCGTCTGGCCGATCTCTCGCAGACGGCGGTCGTCATGCCGAACGAGCCGAACTCGGCCGACTACAGCCTGTATCTGCTGGAAATGGGCCGCATGGGCGCATCGACGGGTTATCCGGTGACGGGCGTCACCGTGACGAGCGCGAACGACGTCGACCGCTTCGCCGACAAGGATCTGCTGATTCTCGGCTCGCCGGGACGCCAGCCGTTGCTGCAACGCTGGGCCAAGCAGATGCCTTTCTCCGGCGACGGCGACGCGCGCACCTTCCAGCTCTCCGACGTCGCGTTCAAGCTGGTCGACTGGTGGCACGGCGAGCAAGGCCCGGAACGCGCGCCGGCGCGTGCGGATCTCTCGCTCGTCAGCTCGAACGGCGACGCGCTTTTGACCGGCTTCGAATCGCCGCTCAAGAGCGGACGCAGCGCGGTGGCGCTCATCAGCGCGGCAGGTCAGTCCGACGCCGATCTGTCCGCCGCCCTGCTCGACAACGACCTGCTGCCGTCCATCCAGGGCGCGATGGCCGTGATCCACGGCCGCACGGTGACGGTGACGTCGAACGGCGAGGCCTACTTCGTCGGCCATTTGTCGCCGATGCATTACATGCGCTGGGCGCTGTCGTCGCATCCGCTCCTGCTGGTGCTCGGCGGACTGTTTGCCGCGCTCATCATCGCTGCCCTGTTCTACCGTACGCTGCGCGCGATCGCCGCGCGGCGCCTGAGGGATTGA
- the bcsQ gene encoding cellulose biosynthesis protein BcsQ, with the protein MKVITVVSAKGGVGKTTLAANLASVLAARSRRVIVLDLDPQNALRLHFGIPLDSIDGISRATLAGDPWQTVMFDGVDGVTVLPYGAVIEDDRRRFEALVDNDPAWLAHALASLALDANDIVIVDTPPGSSVYTRTALTAANFALNVVLADAASYAAIPGMERMIEAYAAPRQDFAGQGYVVNQVDQSRQLSKDVLKVLRNMLGAKMFPGVIHLDEGVSESLACDTTLIHYDPLSQAAADLRACGDWLLSAVDAMVVSPRKLA; encoded by the coding sequence ATGAAAGTCATCACGGTAGTTTCCGCGAAAGGCGGCGTCGGCAAGACGACCCTCGCCGCCAATCTCGCTTCGGTGCTCGCCGCGCGCAGCCGTCGCGTGATCGTGCTCGATCTCGATCCGCAGAACGCACTGCGGCTGCACTTCGGCATTCCGCTCGACAGCATCGACGGCATCTCGCGCGCGACGCTCGCAGGCGACCCGTGGCAGACCGTGATGTTCGACGGCGTCGACGGCGTGACCGTGCTGCCCTACGGCGCCGTGATCGAAGACGACCGCCGCCGCTTCGAAGCGCTCGTCGACAACGATCCCGCCTGGCTCGCGCATGCGCTCGCATCGCTCGCGCTCGATGCCAACGACATCGTGATCGTCGATACGCCGCCCGGCTCGTCGGTCTACACGCGCACCGCGCTCACGGCGGCGAACTTCGCGCTGAACGTGGTGCTGGCCGATGCCGCCTCTTACGCCGCGATCCCCGGCATGGAACGCATGATCGAAGCCTACGCCGCGCCGCGTCAGGATTTCGCGGGCCAGGGATATGTCGTCAATCAGGTCGATCAGTCGCGTCAGCTGAGCAAAGACGTGTTGAAGGTGCTGCGCAACATGCTCGGCGCGAAGATGTTTCCGGGCGTCATCCATCTGGACGAAGGCGTCTCCGAGTCGCTTGCGTGCGACACGACGCTCATTCATTACGATCCGCTCTCGCAAGCCGCCGCCGATCTGCGCGCGTGCGGCGACTGGCTGCTTTCCGCCGTCGATGCGATGGTCGTCTCGCCGAGGAAACTCGCATGA
- the bcsA gene encoding UDP-forming cellulose synthase catalytic subunit produces the protein MSAAKPSPETEVSVATSRLERFVDSGIWSSRIVVVLLTAIAVCALYFVVTVPLAFGQQLIFATICFVCALGFRRLQGQYATLVMIMLSVVASGRYMFWRLTETTYWERPLDAAWGLLLVAAEVYAALVLLLGYFQTAWPLKRKPLPLPADRSLWPTIDVFIPTYNEPLSVVKPTIYAALALDYPADKLSIHVLDDGRRPEFKTFCEEVGVNWTIRTHNRHAKAGNINEALKITKGEFLAIFDCDHIPTRSFLQICLGWFLRDKLLSMLQTPHHFFSPDPFERNLGTFRKVPNEGELFYGLVQDGNDLWNATFFCGSCAVLRRSMVEEIGGIAVETVTEDAHTALKLHRLGYTTAYLAIPQAAGLATESLSGHIGQRIRWARGMTQIFRIDNPLTGKGLKIGQRLCYLNGMLHFFYGVPRLVFLTAPLSYLFFGAHVIEAAASTIAIFALPHMMHASITNSRMQRSFRHSFWAEVYESVLASYITAPTLLAVINPKLGKFNVTAKGGQISKDYFDWYISRPYLLLLLLNLLGFIAGIVHIVMYWHVRSEVNTTILNLCWTVYNMLILGASVAAASERRQVRATHRVSMKMPVMLKFSTGRTLACETIDYSEGGVGVALPNKIEVPMHERVTVSLFRGDEEYAFPASVGYTEPGRVGLRFSQLTREQEYDFVKTTFARADAWTGWSEGRRPDTPLRGLSHVLLVGTRGIAGLFEHLYSDLRTWMNKRPVDVKKLKTKDQ, from the coding sequence ATGAGCGCCGCCAAGCCGTCGCCGGAAACCGAAGTCAGCGTGGCGACTTCGCGTCTCGAACGTTTCGTCGATTCGGGCATCTGGAGCAGCCGCATCGTCGTGGTCCTGCTGACGGCCATCGCCGTTTGCGCGCTGTACTTCGTCGTGACGGTGCCGCTCGCGTTCGGCCAGCAACTCATCTTTGCGACGATCTGCTTTGTGTGCGCACTCGGCTTCCGGCGTCTGCAAGGCCAGTACGCGACGCTCGTGATGATCATGCTCTCGGTGGTGGCATCGGGCCGCTACATGTTCTGGCGTCTCACCGAAACGACCTACTGGGAGCGTCCGCTCGACGCCGCCTGGGGTCTGCTGCTCGTCGCGGCCGAAGTCTACGCGGCGCTCGTGCTGCTGCTCGGCTACTTTCAGACCGCGTGGCCGCTGAAGCGCAAGCCGCTGCCGCTGCCCGCCGATCGCAGCCTGTGGCCGACCATCGACGTCTTCATTCCGACCTACAACGAGCCGCTTTCGGTGGTGAAGCCGACCATCTACGCGGCGCTCGCGCTCGACTATCCGGCTGATAAGCTGTCGATCCATGTGCTCGACGATGGCCGCCGCCCCGAGTTCAAGACCTTCTGCGAGGAAGTGGGCGTCAACTGGACGATCCGCACGCACAACCGTCACGCGAAGGCGGGCAACATCAACGAGGCGCTGAAGATCACCAAGGGCGAATTCCTCGCGATCTTCGACTGCGACCACATCCCGACGCGTTCCTTCCTGCAAATCTGCCTCGGCTGGTTCCTGCGCGACAAGCTGCTGTCGATGTTGCAGACGCCGCACCACTTCTTCTCGCCCGACCCGTTCGAGCGCAATCTCGGCACGTTCCGCAAGGTGCCGAACGAAGGCGAACTGTTCTACGGCCTCGTGCAGGACGGCAACGATCTGTGGAACGCCACGTTCTTCTGCGGCTCGTGCGCGGTGTTGCGCCGCTCGATGGTCGAGGAAATCGGCGGCATTGCGGTCGAGACCGTCACCGAAGATGCGCACACGGCGCTCAAGCTGCATCGGCTCGGCTATACGACTGCGTATCTCGCGATTCCGCAGGCCGCGGGGCTTGCGACCGAAAGTCTCTCGGGGCATATCGGGCAGCGCATTCGCTGGGCGCGCGGCATGACGCAGATTTTCCGCATCGACAATCCGCTTACGGGCAAGGGCCTCAAGATCGGCCAGCGGCTGTGCTATCTGAACGGCATGCTGCACTTCTTCTACGGCGTGCCGCGCCTCGTGTTCCTCACCGCGCCGCTGTCGTATCTGTTCTTCGGCGCGCACGTGATCGAGGCGGCGGCGAGCACCATCGCGATCTTCGCGCTGCCGCACATGATGCACGCGAGCATCACGAACTCGCGGATGCAGCGCAGCTTCCGCCATTCGTTCTGGGCGGAAGTGTATGAATCGGTGCTGGCGTCGTACATCACCGCGCCGACGCTGCTCGCCGTCATCAATCCGAAGCTCGGCAAGTTCAACGTGACGGCCAAAGGCGGCCAGATCTCGAAAGACTATTTCGACTGGTACATCTCGCGTCCTTATCTGCTGCTTCTGCTGCTGAATCTGCTCGGCTTCATCGCGGGCATCGTGCATATCGTCATGTACTGGCACGTGCGCAGCGAAGTGAATACGACCATCCTCAATCTCTGCTGGACCGTCTACAACATGCTGATTCTCGGCGCGTCCGTGGCGGCGGCGAGCGAGCGGCGCCAGGTTCGCGCGACGCATCGCGTGTCGATGAAGATGCCCGTGATGCTCAAGTTCTCGACCGGCCGCACGCTCGCGTGCGAGACCATCGACTACTCGGAAGGCGGCGTGGGCGTCGCCCTGCCGAACAAGATCGAAGTGCCGATGCACGAGCGCGTCACCGTCTCGCTCTTCCGCGGCGACGAGGAATACGCGTTCCCGGCGAGCGTCGGCTATACCGAGCCGGGCCGCGTCGGCCTGCGCTTTTCGCAACTCACGCGCGAGCAGGAATACGACTTCGTCAAGACGACGTTCGCGCGCGCCGATGCATGGACCGGCTGGTCCGAAGGCCGCCGTCCGGATACGCCGCTGCGGGGGTTGTCGCACGTGCTGCTGGTGGGCACGCGCGGCATTGCAGGTTTATTCGAGCATTTGTACAGCGACCTTCGTACCTGGATGAACAAGCGCCCAGTCGATGTGAAGAAGCTGAAAACCAAAGACCAATAA
- a CDS encoding ABC transporter permease: MTIPADESGESSARLKRELKVADAKKRAMALLLIAPLAIFLFLIFVVPIGALLTRAIENPEVANALPHTGAALAQWDRKTPPTDEAYAALAQDLTTISDGESMGALARRLNTEIPGYRSLVAKTARAMPLTGDDGKPLAAPQIRAKIVELDERWNDPAYWQAIAKNAGRYSPFYVLASLDHKQDGFGNIVHAGPDQSIYINVFVRTFVIGVGVTLFALLLGYPLAYWISTLPARRANLVMVLVLIPFWTSVLVRVAAWIVLLQSEGLVNTALLSAGLIGSPLALLFNRVGVYISMTHILLPFMILPLYSVMKSVPPTYQRAAVSLGSHPFAAFWRVYVPQTYPGIGAGVLLVFILAIGYYITPALLGGPNDQMVSYYIAYFTNVTINWGMACALGALLLAATLVLYVIYGRFTRSNVSLG; this comes from the coding sequence ATGACGATTCCAGCGGATGAATCGGGCGAATCGAGCGCGCGTCTGAAGCGCGAACTGAAGGTCGCCGACGCGAAAAAGCGCGCAATGGCGCTGTTGCTGATCGCGCCGCTCGCCATCTTCCTGTTCCTGATTTTCGTGGTGCCGATCGGCGCGCTGCTCACGCGTGCGATCGAAAATCCGGAAGTGGCCAACGCGTTGCCGCACACCGGCGCCGCGCTCGCTCAATGGGACCGCAAGACGCCGCCAACGGACGAAGCCTACGCCGCGCTCGCGCAAGACCTGACGACCATCTCGGACGGTGAATCGATGGGCGCGCTGGCGCGCCGTCTCAATACCGAAATCCCCGGCTATCGCTCGCTGGTCGCGAAGACCGCCCGCGCGATGCCGCTCACCGGCGACGACGGCAAGCCCCTCGCCGCCCCGCAAATCCGCGCAAAAATTGTCGAACTGGACGAGCGCTGGAACGATCCCGCCTACTGGCAGGCCATTGCGAAGAACGCGGGCCGCTATTCGCCGTTTTATGTGCTCGCGTCGCTGGATCACAAGCAGGACGGCTTCGGCAATATCGTGCACGCCGGTCCCGATCAGTCGATCTATATCAACGTCTTCGTGCGTACGTTCGTCATCGGCGTGGGCGTGACGCTGTTCGCGCTGCTCCTGGGCTATCCGCTCGCCTACTGGATTTCGACGCTGCCCGCACGCCGTGCCAACCTCGTCATGGTGCTCGTGCTGATTCCGTTCTGGACCTCGGTGCTGGTGCGCGTCGCCGCGTGGATCGTGCTGCTGCAAAGCGAAGGCCTCGTAAACACCGCGCTGCTCAGCGCCGGCCTGATCGGCTCGCCGCTCGCGCTGCTGTTCAACCGCGTGGGCGTGTATATCTCGATGACGCACATCCTGCTGCCGTTCATGATCCTGCCGCTCTACAGCGTGATGAAGTCCGTCCCGCCGACTTATCAGCGCGCGGCCGTTTCGCTCGGCAGTCACCCCTTCGCGGCGTTCTGGCGCGTGTACGTGCCGCAGACGTATCCGGGCATCGGCGCGGGCGTGCTGCTCGTGTTCATCCTCGCGATCGGCTACTACATCACGCCGGCGCTGCTCGGCGGCCCGAACGACCAGATGGTGAGCTACTACATCGCCTATTTCACCAACGTCACGATCAACTGGGGCATGGCCTGCGCGCTCGGCGCCCTGCTGCTCGCCGCGACGCTGGTGCTCTATGTGATCTACGGCCGCTTCACGCGCTCGAACGTGAGCCTGGGATAA
- a CDS encoding NAD(P)-dependent oxidoreductase, protein MSKIAIIGATGNVGSRLVEEALRRGHTITALARDTSVVQARPEVGTVNVDALDADALATALAGHDAVFSATRFEPIPASAIVEPVKRAGVPRLLVVGGAGSLYAAPGQRVLDLPDFPAAYKAEATAGAAFLDALRRERDLDWTFVSPSAEFVPGPRTQKFRLGVDELLVDNSGRSWISYDDYAIAFLDEFESDAHVRQRITVGY, encoded by the coding sequence ATGAGCAAAATCGCGATCATCGGAGCGACGGGCAATGTCGGAAGCCGGCTCGTCGAGGAAGCGTTGCGTCGCGGACACACGATCACGGCGCTCGCTCGGGATACGTCGGTCGTTCAGGCGCGGCCGGAGGTGGGCACTGTCAATGTCGACGCCCTCGACGCGGACGCGCTCGCAACGGCCCTCGCGGGACACGACGCGGTCTTCAGCGCAACACGCTTCGAGCCGATTCCCGCCAGCGCGATCGTCGAGCCGGTAAAGCGCGCGGGCGTGCCGCGCCTGCTGGTCGTGGGCGGAGCGGGCAGCCTGTACGCGGCACCGGGCCAGCGCGTGCTCGATCTCCCTGACTTTCCCGCCGCCTACAAGGCGGAGGCCACGGCGGGCGCGGCTTTTCTCGACGCGTTGCGCCGCGAGCGTGATCTGGACTGGACTTTCGTGTCGCCATCAGCCGAGTTCGTGCCCGGCCCGCGCACGCAGAAATTCCGTCTCGGCGTGGACGAACTGCTCGTCGACAACAGCGGCCGAAGCTGGATCTCGTACGACGACTACGCGATCGCCTTCCTCGACGAGTTCGAAAGCGACGCCCACGTCAGGCAACGCATCACGGTTGGATATTGA
- the bcsP gene encoding cellulose biosynthesis protein BcsP encodes MNTSRDIEKLFDHFGGNAGDYQEIGRENEAKTARTRWPLLATLDFAQPTIPEIAPRRDVQTNALRSHAAEPDTEASAAATPTPILRGRQQLFTRPHRRTIPPVKAPAAESLSALRFSVLGESASNETGATPDSAAAPVTGIPPVQAPVESKPVANNANAVRQAAPQPERGASTFGSSFLARRAPAQAVPPVSEPAPAASQSILGKLFKPQTQTAASAPAGSLDAMFDRLRHASPHAGESSNTQASADRASRLPRS; translated from the coding sequence ATGAATACTTCGCGCGACATCGAGAAGCTGTTCGATCATTTCGGCGGCAATGCAGGCGATTATCAGGAAATCGGCCGGGAGAACGAGGCCAAGACGGCGCGCACCCGCTGGCCGCTGCTCGCCACGCTGGACTTCGCACAGCCGACCATCCCTGAAATCGCGCCGCGCCGCGACGTGCAGACGAACGCTCTTCGCTCGCACGCGGCCGAGCCGGATACCGAAGCGAGCGCAGCGGCGACGCCGACTCCGATCCTGCGCGGCAGGCAGCAGCTCTTCACGCGTCCGCATCGCCGGACGATTCCGCCTGTCAAGGCGCCGGCAGCGGAGTCGCTCAGCGCCTTGCGCTTTTCGGTGCTCGGCGAATCCGCCTCGAATGAAACCGGCGCGACGCCGGATTCCGCCGCCGCTCCCGTGACAGGCATCCCGCCCGTTCAGGCGCCGGTCGAGTCCAAACCGGTCGCGAACAACGCCAACGCCGTTAGACAAGCCGCGCCGCAGCCTGAACGCGGAGCTTCCACGTTCGGATCGAGCTTTCTCGCGCGCCGCGCACCCGCGCAGGCAGTGCCGCCCGTATCCGAACCCGCGCCCGCCGCGTCGCAATCGATTCTCGGCAAGCTCTTCAAACCGCAGACGCAGACCGCCGCAAGCGCACCCGCCGGTTCGCTCGACGCCATGTTCGACCGCCTGCGCCACGCCAGCCCGCACGCCGGCGAATCCTCGAACACACAAGCAAGCGCCGACCGCGCGAGCCGCCTCCCACGCTCATGA
- a CDS encoding ABC transporter permease has product MKLAKPLFAPHTSAVERIWYFALRIICVLTLLYLILPVLAIVPLSFSSSTFLVYPIPGWSMRWYHNLVMSDEWRMAAKNSFIVAPSATLVATILGTLAAVGLTKANFIGKSVLMAILISPMIVPVIVVGVGMYLFFAPLGIANTYFGLILAHAALGVPFVVTTVAATLQNFNMNLVRASQSLGASPLKTFFRVTLPVIAPGVISGALFAFATSFDEVVVTLFLAGADQTTLPRQMFTGIRENISPTIAALATILIVFSTSLLLALEWLRGRAAARAVA; this is encoded by the coding sequence ATGAAACTCGCCAAACCGCTGTTCGCGCCGCATACGTCCGCCGTCGAGCGCATCTGGTATTTCGCGTTGCGCATCATCTGCGTGCTGACGCTGCTGTATCTCATCCTGCCCGTGCTGGCCATTGTGCCGTTGTCGTTCTCGTCGAGCACGTTTCTGGTGTATCCGATTCCCGGCTGGTCGATGCGCTGGTACCACAACCTCGTCATGTCGGACGAATGGCGCATGGCGGCGAAGAACAGCTTTATCGTGGCGCCGTCGGCGACGCTCGTCGCGACGATTCTCGGCACGCTCGCGGCGGTCGGGCTGACCAAGGCAAATTTCATCGGCAAGAGCGTGCTGATGGCCATCCTGATCTCGCCGATGATCGTGCCGGTGATTGTCGTCGGCGTCGGCATGTATCTGTTCTTCGCGCCGCTCGGCATTGCCAATACGTATTTCGGGCTGATTCTGGCGCACGCGGCGCTCGGCGTGCCGTTCGTCGTGACGACCGTGGCCGCCACGCTGCAAAACTTCAACATGAACCTCGTGCGCGCGAGCCAGTCGCTCGGCGCGAGCCCGCTGAAGACGTTCTTCCGGGTGACGCTGCCGGTTATCGCGCCGGGCGTGATCTCGGGCGCGCTGTTCGCTTTCGCAACTTCGTTCGATGAAGTCGTCGTCACGCTCTTTCTGGCCGGCGCCGATCAGACGACGCTGCCGCGCCAGATGTTTACCGGAATCCGCGAAAACATCAGTCCGACGATCGCCGCGCTCGCGACGATTCTCATCGTGTTCTCGACGAGTTTGCTGCTGGCGCTCGAATGGTTGCGCGGTCGGGCTGCCGCGCGGGCGGTTGCTTAG